One genomic region from Flagellimonas oceani encodes:
- a CDS encoding TraQ conjugal transfer family protein — MKFNTPQRIVAIGTLCMIFIIACSKDFEGIVQDSFDFTFHGTNEENGFVFEAVRTDFSLEPDRMVSTVSYFMKYNILDGKGYYLGTENDTIRENDTIPVKDFDLSYRYMPIDTGMHKVKVLAWDSNRLQKELELAYNVKYASFSFLLGKGTGDFIINSRNPVNVTLLRDKNTVAPDGDSTEEFEITYQLEDGSGKLHLDDVTYNAGTPFKLPKGVTEFGYLPETLGEHKLTMVAKAPDGASLTNELLLTVGNVDFTFRATAASSQVELDTNLAINVDLQTQDEESEVTYDISHSFSSDSQGAGVVRDQNGGVMDPGTFRGIDPGNYNYTFEDDELGQRKIYFDIRDSNGQRKRDSVEIEIANIPFTFSGNSESNQVFVNQRTQLNFNIKSNGNTSNIDYFLTYDLEEGNGRVTGVNGNTIRNNTDYPVDLGNFPLFYTPETLGPHRINFLVTDNYGQAVGPVEIDLDANPLELEFNASANSNEVLVGQRGTISLSLIEQGDYDGVSYELNYFISGGDAQLYNGNSPIIPSQYFSVSPGSFAYDFVGDQAGTYEITFLLRDSNGQILEDKVTVVVGNNDFTVNMTPSKATEFSNIPVGMIVDIDEVPDGANDSYTAFFSSSQNGSMSINGITYGPGEQFPLGAGVNNISYTGSEPGQHTIVLSVESGSDVTRTANTTITFDQVDFTFTGGTQKSDITVGETTGLNFNISESVGSSDYTMRFSMNGNALIRDNNGIEVSPGNSYDVNTGNFNWTLEGTNESTVRMAFTVRNDTGLEKTVDITVNVAAKDYTFTASGTLQQAYIGEQVDVNFNISEIGIGGDTYVMYFSANGNNGSFEYAGTNYSAGESFDVPVGAFSGKYTGTTEGNHNITFTVRSSSDVEKTANVNINYERYEEPFELTVSQAPGERLEEEPFNITVITNAIGTHDPAVTYQMTYSFNGNRVGYFFYGGNRYDEGETIPLNYGSTNLTFYPETPNTFTIDFEVENSTGHSKSGSTFVDTLGRPVAFVKGEKHNVSCGGLNGCDYQVRIYTCFDIGCSEAYGGATLDQVEIRIFNRSTNRWDTRLFNYNEATGSGVDRYFMLEEEPRESRLKYLDQDFEVRVRDTNGQWSEWTSGKIVRV; from the coding sequence ATGAAATTCAATACCCCACAACGCATAGTCGCCATAGGTACGCTATGCATGATATTTATAATTGCCTGTAGCAAGGACTTTGAAGGAATAGTGCAGGATTCCTTTGATTTTACCTTTCATGGCACGAACGAGGAAAACGGCTTTGTATTTGAAGCTGTAAGAACGGATTTCAGCTTGGAACCCGATCGGATGGTCTCTACCGTTTCCTATTTCATGAAATATAATATCCTTGACGGGAAAGGCTATTATTTAGGTACGGAAAACGATACCATCCGCGAAAACGATACCATCCCCGTCAAGGATTTTGACCTTTCTTACCGCTATATGCCCATCGATACGGGTATGCACAAAGTCAAGGTATTGGCCTGGGATTCAAACCGATTGCAAAAGGAGTTGGAGTTGGCCTACAATGTCAAGTACGCCAGTTTCAGCTTTCTCTTGGGCAAGGGTACCGGGGATTTCATTATCAATAGCCGGAACCCCGTCAATGTAACCTTGTTACGGGACAAGAACACGGTAGCTCCGGATGGGGATTCGACCGAGGAATTTGAGATTACCTACCAACTGGAAGATGGTTCGGGCAAGCTTCATTTGGACGATGTTACCTACAATGCTGGAACCCCCTTCAAGTTGCCCAAGGGCGTTACCGAATTTGGCTACTTACCAGAAACCTTGGGCGAGCACAAATTGACCATGGTTGCCAAGGCTCCCGATGGGGCATCCCTGACGAATGAGCTGCTGCTGACGGTCGGAAATGTCGATTTCACGTTCAGGGCAACCGCGGCATCCTCACAGGTGGAGCTGGATACCAACCTGGCAATCAATGTCGATTTGCAGACACAGGACGAGGAAAGCGAAGTTACCTATGATATTAGCCATTCCTTTTCTTCCGATAGCCAAGGCGCGGGAGTTGTACGGGACCAGAATGGCGGGGTCATGGACCCCGGGACTTTTCGCGGCATTGATCCCGGCAATTATAACTATACTTTTGAGGACGATGAATTGGGGCAGCGCAAAATCTATTTTGATATACGAGACAGCAATGGCCAGAGGAAAAGGGACAGTGTCGAGATCGAGATTGCCAACATTCCCTTCACGTTTAGCGGAAATTCGGAAAGCAACCAGGTATTCGTAAACCAACGGACACAGCTTAATTTCAACATTAAATCGAACGGTAACACATCCAATATCGATTATTTCCTGACCTATGACCTAGAAGAAGGAAACGGAAGGGTTACTGGGGTCAATGGAAATACGATCCGGAACAATACCGACTATCCGGTCGACTTGGGTAATTTCCCATTGTTTTATACGCCCGAAACCTTGGGTCCGCATCGCATCAATTTTCTCGTTACGGACAATTACGGGCAAGCGGTCGGACCTGTGGAGATCGATCTGGATGCCAATCCCCTTGAACTGGAATTCAATGCCTCGGCCAATAGCAACGAGGTATTGGTAGGCCAGCGCGGTACAATTTCACTCAGCCTTATCGAACAAGGGGATTACGATGGGGTTTCCTATGAACTGAATTACTTTATTTCAGGTGGTGACGCACAATTGTACAATGGAAATTCGCCAATAATCCCTAGCCAATATTTTTCGGTAAGTCCGGGAAGCTTTGCGTATGATTTCGTTGGGGACCAGGCAGGAACCTACGAAATAACCTTTTTGCTTCGTGACAGCAACGGTCAGATCCTTGAAGATAAGGTTACCGTTGTCGTTGGCAACAACGACTTTACGGTCAATATGACCCCGTCCAAGGCTACTGAGTTTTCCAACATTCCGGTGGGTATGATCGTGGATATCGACGAAGTTCCCGACGGAGCGAACGACAGTTACACGGCTTTCTTTTCCTCTAGTCAAAACGGGTCGATGTCCATTAATGGTATAACCTATGGTCCGGGGGAACAATTTCCTTTGGGTGCCGGGGTCAACAATATTTCCTATACCGGATCGGAACCCGGACAGCATACTATCGTTCTCAGTGTCGAATCGGGATCGGACGTTACCCGAACGGCCAACACTACCATCACTTTTGACCAGGTCGACTTTACCTTTACCGGGGGCACCCAAAAATCGGACATAACCGTAGGGGAAACCACTGGCCTCAATTTTAATATTTCGGAAAGTGTCGGGTCTTCGGATTACACGATGCGATTCAGTATGAACGGCAATGCGCTCATCAGGGACAACAATGGTATAGAGGTAAGCCCCGGGAACAGTTATGATGTCAATACGGGCAACTTTAACTGGACGCTCGAAGGTACCAATGAAAGTACCGTTCGAATGGCCTTCACGGTCCGAAACGATACCGGATTGGAGAAAACCGTGGATATAACGGTAAACGTTGCGGCCAAGGATTACACCTTTACCGCATCGGGCACATTGCAGCAGGCCTATATCGGGGAACAGGTGGATGTTAACTTCAATATTTCCGAAATCGGAATCGGTGGGGACACCTACGTGATGTATTTTTCGGCAAATGGTAACAATGGTTCTTTTGAATATGCGGGCACCAATTACTCTGCTGGGGAAAGTTTTGATGTACCCGTGGGGGCATTTTCAGGAAAATATACCGGAACGACCGAGGGCAACCATAACATCACTTTTACGGTGCGCTCCTCATCGGATGTGGAGAAAACGGCCAATGTCAATATCAACTATGAAAGGTACGAGGAACCATTCGAGTTGACCGTTAGTCAGGCCCCTGGGGAACGTTTGGAAGAAGAACCCTTTAACATCACGGTCATTACCAATGCCATTGGCACCCATGATCCGGCCGTGACCTATCAAATGACATATTCTTTCAATGGAAACCGTGTCGGTTATTTCTTTTATGGCGGAAATAGATATGATGAGGGGGAGACAATTCCGTTGAACTACGGGAGTACCAACCTTACTTTCTATCCAGAGACCCCAAATACGTTTACCATTGATTTTGAGGTGGAGAACTCAACAGGACACTCCAAAAGCGGAAGCACATTTGTTGACACTTTAGGAAGGCCCGTGGCTTTTGTAAAAGGGGAAAAGCACAATGTCAGTTGTGGTGGATTGAACGGCTGCGATTATCAGGTCAGGATCTATACCTGTTTTGATATCGGGTGCTCGGAAGCCTATGGCGGTGCTACGCTGGACCAGGTGGAAATCAGGATATTCAACAGGAGTACCAACCGGTGGGATACCCGATTGTTCAATTACAACGAAGCCACGGGCAGTGGAGTGGATCGATATTTCATGTTGGAAGAGGAACCCCGAGAAAGCCGTTTGAAATATCTTGATCAGGACTTTGAGGTCCGGGTCAGGGATACCAATGGCCAGTGGAGTGAATGGACATCGGGGAAAATTGTTAGAGTATGA
- a CDS encoding universal stress protein, whose protein sequence is MKKICIALDYNPSAEKVAETGYDYAKALGAQTTLVHVITDATYYDIDYSPIMGYTSAFAKNNLEVVDELVHGAENFLSASAQHLGSGDIKTEVLKGETADAILDYCVKNKIELLVMGTHSHGVLENVLMGNTAVTVVRHAKIPILIVPTKNIK, encoded by the coding sequence ATGAAAAAAATATGTATTGCGCTGGACTATAATCCGTCCGCAGAAAAAGTAGCTGAAACAGGTTATGACTATGCCAAAGCACTGGGAGCTCAAACTACATTGGTACATGTAATAACCGATGCTACCTATTATGACATTGATTATTCACCCATAATGGGTTATACGAGTGCTTTTGCCAAGAACAATTTGGAAGTGGTTGACGAACTGGTTCATGGTGCCGAGAATTTTCTATCGGCCTCGGCCCAACATTTGGGAAGCGGGGACATCAAGACCGAGGTGTTGAAAGGCGAAACCGCAGACGCCATTCTGGACTACTGCGTAAAAAATAAAATTGAACTTTTGGTTATGGGAACGCATAGCCATGGAGTACTTGAAAATGTACTGATGGGCAATACGGCGGTCACGGTCGTTCGGCATGCCAAAATTCCTATTTTAATTGTACCTACAAAAAATATAAAATAA
- a CDS encoding mechanosensitive ion channel family protein, whose product MKDGLFRILYKYFLKTGMSENLALYLNLIIWLVGILLFVWLLDLIILKVLRALSVRIARKSKTNLDDFLVAHRVPSYVAHIFPLILLFKFVPMAFIGFDYVGVLVLKILHILFVLLALALVKRLFRSTTDYLKTKPRFHDKPIDSYIQVFMIFAWIVGVMAVFAIITGVEIWKFFTALGAGSAIILLIFKDSILGLVASIQVSINDMVGIGDWITFDKYGADGDVIEINLATVKVQNFDKTITTIPTYAMISDSFKNWRGMQVSGGRRIKRAMTISQKSVRFLSDEDLTELKRVQLIAEYLNTRTSEINAYNTQQDVDKSLNINGRNLTNFGVFRKYVSSYLEKHSAINKTMTLMVRQLEPTPQGIPLEIYAFSADKRWENYEYVMSDIFDHLLAALPYFELKVFELPTSLGGEK is encoded by the coding sequence ATGAAAGACGGACTATTTCGCATACTGTATAAATATTTTTTAAAGACCGGTATGAGCGAAAATCTCGCCTTATACCTCAATTTGATTATTTGGCTAGTGGGAATCCTGCTTTTTGTATGGTTGCTCGACCTTATTATCTTGAAGGTGCTGCGAGCACTGTCGGTTCGAATAGCGCGAAAATCGAAGACCAACTTGGATGATTTTCTGGTGGCGCACAGGGTACCAAGCTATGTGGCTCATATTTTCCCGTTGATACTCTTGTTCAAGTTTGTCCCGATGGCATTTATCGGATTTGATTACGTCGGTGTTCTAGTATTGAAAATACTCCACATTCTGTTCGTCTTGTTGGCACTCGCTTTGGTCAAAAGATTGTTCAGGAGTACGACCGATTACTTGAAAACCAAGCCAAGGTTTCACGATAAACCGATTGATAGTTATATTCAAGTCTTCATGATTTTTGCTTGGATCGTTGGTGTAATGGCCGTTTTCGCTATAATTACCGGTGTTGAAATTTGGAAATTTTTTACCGCCCTCGGTGCGGGCTCCGCAATAATCCTATTAATATTCAAAGATTCCATTTTAGGGCTCGTCGCAAGTATACAGGTCAGTATAAACGATATGGTAGGTATCGGCGATTGGATTACTTTCGATAAATACGGAGCGGATGGCGATGTTATCGAAATTAACTTGGCCACGGTAAAGGTGCAAAATTTCGACAAGACTATCACAACGATCCCGACCTACGCTATGATTTCAGATTCATTTAAAAATTGGAGGGGCATGCAGGTTTCCGGTGGAAGACGAATCAAACGGGCAATGACAATCAGTCAAAAAAGTGTTCGTTTTCTTTCAGATGAAGATTTGACCGAACTCAAGAGAGTACAATTGATTGCCGAATACCTAAATACCCGAACCAGCGAAATCAACGCATATAATACTCAGCAGGATGTAGATAAGTCTTTGAATATAAACGGCAGGAACCTGACAAATTTTGGGGTATTTCGTAAATATGTTTCTTCATATCTTGAAAAACACTCCGCAATCAACAAGACCATGACCTTGATGGTCCGACAACTGGAACCGACACCACAGGGCATTCCTTTGGAAATTTATGCTTTTAGTGCCGACAAGCGGTGGGAAAATTACGAATATGTCATGTCCGATATTTTCGATCATCTTTTGGCCGCCTTGCCTTATTTCGAATTAAAGGTTTTTGAGCTGCCAACTTCTTTGGGTGGGGAAAAATAA